Within the Streptomyces sp. YIM 121038 genome, the region AGCACCGACCTGGCCCGGCTCGTCTTCCTGGAGTTCGCGCTCGTCTTCAGCAACGACTGGTACCAGCTTCCCTGCGACGTGCCCGCCGGAACACTGGCCACCGTCCAGGGACTCGCGGTCACCGACGTCTTCGGGCAGCGCCGGTGGATCACCCCGGCGGGCACGGGCGAGCGCCACGACTGGCAGCGCTGGTCGATGTTCACGCTCGGCACCGACGGCGAGACCGGCCTGCTCCTGCCGCCGGGCACCCCGAAGGTCGCCACCGGCCCCCCGCTGGAGGGCGTGGCGCTCGTACGGGACGAGAGCGCCAACCTCGTCTGGGGCATCGAGGAGACGGTCCAGCTCGCCCACGGCGGAGGGCGCAACGGCGACGAGGCCGCCGCCGAGAGCCTCGCCCAGCGCCGCAGGCTCCACCCGCCGCCACCGGCGGACGACCCGCGCGCCGACCTCACCTACGAGATCGCGAGCCCGGTCCCCGAGAACTGGATCCCCTTCATCCCCGTCCATGTGCCGGGGGACAGCCGGAACGTGCAACTCCAGCGTGCCGCGATGCCCAGCGAGGTGGACGGCACCCCGGTCCGGCCCCGCACGTCCCTGCTGCGGGAGGGCCTTGACGCGGGGCGGCCGTACTTCCTCAACGAGGAGGAGGTCACGCGCACCGGAACCCGGGTCACCGTCGCCTTCAACAGGACCCGGTGGCGGGACGGCCGCGTCGTCGTCTGGCTCGCGGCCCAACGCGCCACGGGCCACGGCGAACGCTCCAGCGGCCTCGCCTTCGACCTCCTGAAGAACGCCTCCGCCTCCCCGCCGCAGATGTCCGACGCGGACCGCCGGGCCCGGCGGACGCCGTCCTCGTAGTGCGGGCGCAGATCGCGCTCCGCGATGTGCAGATCCCGTCCGGCCTGGTAGATCCGGTCCCGACGGGAGGCCAGGGCTCGCAGCACCGTCCGCTCGCCACCGGGGGCACGTTGGTCCGGCCCGGTCATGGCCCGGTGATCTGCTGGTCGCTGTCGGCGTGCGGACCGCCGCGAGCTACGGCAACACCCCGACGGGCATCGCCCCGCAGCGCCCGCACCAGGACGGTTCGCCACCGGTGCCCGGCTACAGATACGGCAGCACGAAGTCGTAGCCGGCCTTGCGGTGGGCGCCACCGGCGGGGCAGACGCCGTCGGTGGGGTAGCCGTAGAAGAAGAGGCCGTAACACTTGTCGCAGAAGCGCCAGTTGCGCTGCGACTTGCCGTTCTCGGGAATGTCGTGCGGCAGCACGAAGTCGTAGCCCGCCATGCGGTGCGCGCCGCCGGTGGGGCAGCGGCCGTTGGTCGGGTAGCCGTAGAAGAACTGGCCGTAGCACTTGTCGCAGAAGCGCCAGTTGCGCTGCGCGGTCGGCGTCTCCGGTACGTCGTGGGGCAGGTTGAAGTTGAATCCGGCAGAGTCGTGGCCGCCGCCCGCCGGGCACGCGCCGTCCGACGGGTAGCCGCGGAAGAACAGGCCGTAGCACTTCACGCAGAACCGCCAGTCCGCCTGGCTCGCGCGGACCGATACGGGACTCCGCCTCGGTCCTGCCGCCGCCGCGGGCCCGGCGAAGGCCCCGGCCATCGCGGTGGCGCCCGCCGCGCCCGCGGTCGCCTTGAGCACGGTGATGAGCATGGTGCGCCGGTCCGGGTTCTCGGTGTCGCCGCCGCCCTGCGGCGACCCCGGCTTGGGCTGTCTCACGTCCATGTGTGACTCCTTGGCTCCGTCGGTTCCCGTCATCACGGATCACGGGAACCGGCGCCTGCGGCACGGGATGTCAAAGGCTCACCCCGGCACCAGGCCTCCCTGGGACTCCGGTTCACCGAGGCGCCCTCACCGTGCCCCAAGGCTCCGTAGGCTGCCAGTGCGGTTCCGGTCAGTGGAACGTCAAGGCCTTCGGTGGGGCTGGGAGCGGTGACCGCCCGACCGGGAAGCCGCCGCTCCCGGGGCGGCGGAGTGGCGTTGCCCGGCCCAGTGGTACAGCAGCACCGAAGCCACCGCGGCGGCCGCGCACCAGGTGGAGATGAACTCCCGCCGCCACAGGACGAAGGACACCGCGGCCCCGATCGCGGTCAGGACACCGAGGAGGATGAGGACGCGGTCCCCGGAGAGGAGCAGGGCGCCGATGGTGGCGAGCAGATAGCCCGCGATGGTCAGCTCCGTGTGGGACAGCCCGAGGGCGTAGCCGACCGTGTGCCCGCGAATCTCGGCGCTTACGGTACGAGTGACCAGCGCGTACGCGAGCACTGCCGCTGTCGCGATGCCCGCGGCGAGGGGGATGAGCAGGCGGCGGTGGGCGCGGGGCGGCGCGGCGCACAGGACAGCGGCGGGTACCCACAGCGGGAGCAGGGGCAGGGCGATGACGGCCCACGCGACGGTGGCGGGCCCGGTCCCGCCGTCGTGGTGCCAGACGGCGGCTTCGATCAGCTGGTGGACTCCCAGGAGGACGGGAAGCGCGGCCAGGGGCAGGTCGCGGGGGCGTCGGGCCGCCCGGGCCACGGTGGCGACTCCTACGGCCGTGATGCCCGTACCCGCGATGAGGTCGGCTGTCGCGCTCCAGCACATGGGGCCAACGGTACGGCTGCGCCGGGCTTGTCGGGAGTGGGCTCGCCAGGGCTGTGCAGGGGTCCTCCCCAGAGGCCCGCATGCGGTCGACCGGGGCGCGCGTCGAGCACGTCCGCGATTGTCGAGGCTCCGGCGCGGCGCCGGGTCCGACTCGGCCGTCACCTCCCCTTGAGTGCCCACAGGGGGGGGCGTGGTCCGGCTCCACCTCCTCCGTGCGGCGCCCGTACCGGGCGCGCAGGACCAGCAGGACGATGCCGCCCACGACGCCGGCACCGGCGTACCCGACGACCATGTCCTGCTCGACCGGCGACTCGCTGATGTGGGCAACACCGTTCCGCGACACCCAGACGCGGTCACCGCCGGAGCGGCTGCCCACAGCACGACCGTCACCACCACGGAGAGCCGAGATTCCGGCTGCCCCGCACGCCGAACGTCCCTCACCGCCTCGTCCCCGGGCTGCTGACAGCGTCGAGGCGGTGTCGTCGGCAAGGAGGTGGGGTTGGCCCCCGACCGGATACGGCGACGAGCCCCATCGCGACGGAGTGGCCGCTCCAGCAAGCTCATTGTTCACGGGGCCGACCGCATGGCAGGCCCTGCGACGGGGACGGATGCGAGTCGTCAGCACTGCTGATCGGGAGGCCGGGATGAAGCGCGTGCAGCGCGTGCTGGTGACGGTGGCGACGGCGGTTGCGGTGCTCGCGGCACCGACCGCCGCGCTCGCCGTGTCGGGGACGGCGGATCGCACCGGGTTGCAGGGAGGGCTGGACGAGATCACCGCGCAGAGCGCCGTGGGCGCGCTGATGGAGGTACGTGACGAAGACGGCGTGTGGCAAGGCACCAGCGGGGTCGCCGAGCGGGGCACGACGCGGCCGGTCCCGGCACACGGCCGCTTCCGGATGGGCAGCATCACGAAGACGTTCCTGGCCACCACCGTCCTGCAACTCGTGGCCGAGGGCCGCCTGCGGTTGGACGACACGCTCGGAAGGTGGCTGCCCGGTGTCGTCCCCCGCGGTCACCGGATCACCGTGCGGCAGCTGCTCAACCACACGAGTGGAGTGCCGGACTACCGCCGCGCGCTGCCGCTGCCACCGGCGCCGGAGTTCCTGGACAACCGCCTGCGGACCTGGTCCGCGGCCGAGCTGATCCAGCGGGCGGTGGCCGATCCGCCGACGTTCGAACCCCCGGGCTCCGGCTACGCGTACTCCAACACCGGCTACCTGCTGCTCGGCCAGATCGTCGAGAAGGCGACCGGCCGTCCGTACGGCGAGGAGATCGAACGCCGGATCATCCGACCCCTGCGGTTGCGCGGCACCTCGGTGCCGGGGACGTCCCCGCGCCTGCGGGGGCCGCACCCGCACGGCTACGTACCGATACAGCGGGCCACCGGAAGACAACTCGTCGACCTCACCGTGATGAATCCGTCGCTGCTGGGCGCCGGCGGCGAGATGATCTCCACGACGAGTGACCTCAACCGGTTCATGGCCGCACTGCTCGCTGGACGCCTCCTGCCCGGCCACCTGCTCGACGCCATGCGGACACCAGGAACCAAGGACCGTACGTACGGGCTGGGACTGCGCCGACAGGACACCTCGTGCGGGATCCGCGTGTACGGCAACGACGGTGACGCCCTGGCCTACCAGGCCTGGTCGTTCACTACCGAGGACCGGCGCCGCCAGGTCACCGTCGCGCTCACGCCCGACTTCCGCGGCGATCCGGACGACGCCGTCGACGCGCTCCTCGACAAGGCGTTCTGCGGCTGACCCTCACCCGGCGGACCGAAGAGGCGGCTCGGGCAGCCAGTCCCGGGTCGGGTCGTACTCCAGCCACCGGCTCCGTTTCGCCTCCTCCGCACAGGCGGTGGCGAGCCCGTCGAGGCCCGGATGCCCGTTGCCGGTGCGCCACAGCAGCGACCAGGCGTACAGCGGCGTGGGAGCGACGAGGGGCACCGAGCGCAGTCCGGGGACCTCCGGCAGAGGTACGTCCGCGGGGACCAGTGAGAAGCGTCGTGGCCCCTGTGCCACCTCGGCGAGGAAGTGGGCGAGCCCCAGGTTGACGCTTGCGGCCGTGTCCCGGATGTCGAACCGGACGGCGAACTGGTGGAGGAAGTCGAGCCGGTCCAGAGCGCCGGGCGTCCACAGCACGCTGTCGCGCAACTGGTCCGGCCGCAGCGCCGGTTCGGCCGCGAGGGGGTGGTCCGCGCTGAGTACGGCGTCCACCGGTTCGAGGCGGACGAGGCGATGGGC harbors:
- a CDS encoding DUF6629 family protein yields the protein MCWSATADLIAGTGITAVGVATVARAARRPRDLPLAALPVLLGVHQLIEAAVWHHDGGTGPATVAWAVIALPLLPLWVPAAVLCAAPPRAHRRLLIPLAAGIATAAVLAYALVTRTVSAEIRGHTVGYALGLSHTELTIAGYLLATIGALLLSGDRVLILLGVLTAIGAAVSFVLWRREFISTWCAAAAVASVLLYHWAGQRHSAAPGAAASRSGGHRSQPHRRP
- a CDS encoding serine hydrolase domain-containing protein translates to MKRVQRVLVTVATAVAVLAAPTAALAVSGTADRTGLQGGLDEITAQSAVGALMEVRDEDGVWQGTSGVAERGTTRPVPAHGRFRMGSITKTFLATTVLQLVAEGRLRLDDTLGRWLPGVVPRGHRITVRQLLNHTSGVPDYRRALPLPPAPEFLDNRLRTWSAAELIQRAVADPPTFEPPGSGYAYSNTGYLLLGQIVEKATGRPYGEEIERRIIRPLRLRGTSVPGTSPRLRGPHPHGYVPIQRATGRQLVDLTVMNPSLLGAGGEMISTTSDLNRFMAALLAGRLLPGHLLDAMRTPGTKDRTYGLGLRRQDTSCGIRVYGNDGDALAYQAWSFTTEDRRRQVTVALTPDFRGDPDDAVDALLDKAFCG
- a CDS encoding LysR family transcriptional regulator, translated to MDLDVAQVRAFVRTADELHFGRAAGTLALSQQALSKRIARLESLLGTELFHRGGSGVRLTEAGQRFLAPARQAVAAADAAVTAVVGEDRPLRVDVWGHLYAPMRSLAQVAGRAGELALGHGRDLASVSAALLHGDTDAAFGRVHPPLPGGLAHRLVRLEPVDAVLSADHPLAAEPALRPDQLRDSVLWTPGALDRLDFLHQFAVRFDIRDTAASVNLGLAHFLAEVAQGPRRFSLVPADVPLPEVPGLRSVPLVAPTPLYAWSLLWRTGNGHPGLDGLATACAEEAKRSRWLEYDPTRDWLPEPPLRSAG